Proteins encoded within one genomic window of Columba livia isolate bColLiv1 breed racing homer chromosome 1, bColLiv1.pat.W.v2, whole genome shotgun sequence:
- the PROSER2 gene encoding proline and serine-rich protein 2 — MPRNILLDSSEMASEISLKHAGGSMEMGGSVENHSSQAKCRNPALDDESLKHLTHEEQDVLMFFEETIDALEDDLEEPVLRDSGIHCQSPKSTEENVSSHSETEDIIDLVQSTPESSDHEGPPSRDTEPVSDATQRTESPELAVPADLPPHPPVPPAVSETLPLPPPPPPPVQHPKLLRSIPTPLIVAQKMTETRVRFPSALKEGNSDRKKTPVANGDYFVAPKHPPAPAPKLHRFPSNINITNVSGKEFNETISKAAVNVQERRAQVMANINGGAFLAPELEEKLQKNDFLSRNRSSSLRDLSSEQTRYEALTKLGLVKGKPAQDQVDRAPGAQQLDVQPKQAHAVPNGYQNIHQILKSEPSPFLPTGKTVTIKPEVALAANKVSSTQQNAAKTSNDYKPAGLNPDMRRRSGSLPRPSGFRSQGITVKFSGRGSTEEARREALRKLGLLKETA; from the exons ATGCCTAGAAATATCCTCTTGGATTCCTCTGAAATGGCATCTGAAATATCTCTGAAGCACGCAGGTGGGAGCATGGAGATGGGTGGCAGCGTGGAGAATCACAGCAGCCAAGCTAAGTGCAGAAATCCTGCCTTG GATGACGAGAGTCTGAAACACTTAACTCACGAAGAGCAGGATGTTCTCATGTTCTTTGAGGAAACCATCGATGCCTTAGAAGATGACTTGGAGGAGCCAGTCCTGCGTGACAGTGGCATCCACTGTCAGTCTCCAAagtcaacagaagaaaatgtgtcCAGTCACTCAGAGACCGAAGATATCATTGACTTGGTGCAGTCAACGCCCGAGAGCAGCGACCATGAAGGGCCTCCCAGCAGAGACACAGAACCAG TGTCGGATGCTACCCAGAGAACTGAGAGCCCCGAGCTGGCTGTACCTGCCGACCTTCCTCCACATCCCCCTGTACCACCAGCCGTGTCCGAGAcgcttcctcttcctcctccgcCCCCTCCTCCAGTTCAGCATCCGAAATTGCTCCGTTCTATCCCCACCCCGCTCATCGTGGCCCAGAAGATGACGGAGACCAGGGTGCGCTTCCCCAGCGCCCTCAAGGAAGGGAATTCGGACAGGAAGAAAACACCCGTGGCCAACGGTGATTATTTTGTGGCTCCAAAACACCCTCCCGCACCTGCACCCAAACTGCACCGGTTCCCCAGCAACATCAACATAACAAATGTCAGTGGCAAAGAATTCAATGAAACTATTTCAAAAGCTGCAGTTAACGTCCAGGAGCGCAGAGCTCAGGTGATGGCCAACATCAACGGGGGAGCTTTTCTGGCACCTGAACTGgaggagaagctgcagaaaaatgaCTTCTTGTCACGTAACAGAAGTTCTTCCTTAAGGGATCTCTCCTCTGAGCAAACACGGTACGAGGCCCTGACAAAACTTGGCCTAGTGAAGGGAAAGCCAGCGCAGGACCAAGTGGATCGTGCCCCAGGCGCTCAGCAGCTGGATGTGCAGCCCAAACAGGCGCACGCTGTTCCCAATGGATATCAGAACATCCAccagattttaaaaagtgagcCCAGCCCCTTCCTTCCCACAGGCAAAACTGTTACAATCAAACCAGAGGTAGCTCTTGCTGCTAACAAGgtcagcagcacccagcagaaTGCGGCAAAAACTTCTAATGACTATAAACCAGCCGGTCTAAACCCAGACATGAGGAGGAGATCGGGTTCGCTGCCCAGACCTTCCGGATTCCGATCCCAAGGGATAACGGTCAAGTTTTCTGGACGCGGCTCAACAGAAGAAGCTCGGAGAGAGGCGCTTCGGAAGCTGGGACTGCTGAAAGAGACGGCGTGA